A region from the Antennarius striatus isolate MH-2024 chromosome 22, ASM4005453v1, whole genome shotgun sequence genome encodes:
- the LOC137589071 gene encoding plexin-B2-like yields the protein MERWWAWQFALVALATIIPSSRAKNAEFLSDTLINNVVADARTGRLYVGAINSLYQLTSDLQLESRTETGPRKDNRLCTPPVTDACDEAVDTDNHNKLLLVHAAGDTLVVCGSVFRGICSLRNLSDVGHLLYFSDTKGEKSYVASSEEGVTVVGVMSYFTKDRDNFTVFLVGKGYGSHDSTKLISTRILQDYHDWVVFDSIIEASAVQANPFVLRYLHDFRYAFKDGRFVYFLFSRTLGFQDTKNYTFISRMCEDDQGYYSYTELQLNCSADNKYNKVQAAYVTSPGDVLAQTMTASGRYGPVSTSDKVLFVTFSSDEDPSSSAMCMFPLRSINKRMVEIIGACYSDNGIINGRAAVYAPYSSKSEQLCSHSNQNNMALRYKCGAEFLPSPMASKAEFALTAEPPLVRKGVMTAVAVAVELQNTVAFLGTSNGEVLKVHLSASPEIYGRASGEVKGDKVNKNLLFDSGLQHLYITTEKKITMVPVQSCHLKTDCHACVSMKDPYCGWCVLEGKCTRKQECSRSSEENTWMWSPDQRCVEIESFNPPNLSCKKTQQVDIHVPAHPRILPSDRLRCVFGSFSSEAVMVYDDQVLVTCSLPDPIEIPPTPDQQDYVSVPVKVLVNDHIEVTSGEYHFYNCAATVRKNQNTPCISCVTSEWGCQWNAQDHTCSDRDDGVDGRHIIKPQQPDRCPQFEAPEPPLIPVGYEIPVSFQGRNLDIYTGRRFSIGTELMKLTEKGVEQQSSSRFRFSGYQFSYDKQQEVNISFHIKEKDTERKIDSTLTVVLYNCSVGRADCSLCRHADAMYHCVWCAATRTCVYRELCPAPQPARCPDPEITDIVPRFGPLNGRIAVTIKGSNMGIKKEDIKKITVAGVDCVHQEDRYSVSTSLVCEIGPAKRVPPYDVPFEPTHSGAVEVEVEGGRRGTSQVVFTYRDPKPVAVHPVRGPAAGGTTITILGEDLDTATKQDIAVTVGGVSCEVLSFGVQITCRTGKYRGQKVPSDQLTVTVKYGRNTTKDVPAAFQYSENPKVTDYYPKGSFLCGGRKIVVLGNGFDLIQRATMKVLPSPDDFPQDAALVEFVQGALSKNDTVLQFYSPPVNASLEGQSLKTVLQLDNVMEELKNFDYHPDPTFNKLQKNVITETSIIIVTGRGFAKAMTAKEAQAFVGDASCHVNILQDDKLILEAPSSQPRARSKRQRRDTTNDLLELVVKFGHGEWMVGSVYYARKDDIPLAIIIPAVIVPMLLFIAVSIYCYRRKSQQAEREYEKVKHQLENLEESVRDRCKKEFTDLMIEMEDHTSDLSEARIPFLDYKTYTDRNFFLPSKDGANDAMITRKLQIPEGRRAIVAQALNQFSNLLNSKTFLINFIRTLESRPDFNARARGFFASLLTVALHGKLEYYTDIMRTLLLEMMDEHVQNKNPKLMLRRSETVVERMLCNWMSICLYQFLRDTAGEPLYKLFKALKHQVEKGPVDAKVKKAKYTLNDTGLLGDDVEYAVLTLQVLVHGEGPDVTPVKVLNCDTITQVKEKIIDQVYRNLPYSQRPKVETVALEWRPGSTGQILSDLDLTSQKEGRWKRLNTLAHYNVRDNATLVLSKVLHTQAFHQHQDSYEEKNSLLEEDNTFHLVRPADEIDEVKSKRGSMKDKAMTKAITEIYLTRLLSVKGTLQQFVDDFFRSVLCSSSVVPPAVKYFFDFLDEQALRHDNVDEETLHIWKTNSLPLRFWVNILRNPHFVFDVHVTEVVDASLHVIAQTFMDACTKTEHKLSRESPSNKLLYAKEISTYKKMVDDYYKGIRQMVPVSDQDMNTHLAEVSREHTDKLSTQVALHQLYQYASKYYDVIIQSLDEDPAAQNKQLTLRLQQIAAALENKVTDL from the exons ATGGAGAGGTGGTGGGCGTGGCAGTTCGCCCTGGTCGCCCTGGCAACCATCATTCCCTCCTCCCGGGCTAAGAACGCCGAGTTCCTCTCGGACACGCTGATCAACAACGTGGTGGCGGACGCGCGGACGGGCCGGCTGTACGTCGGCGCCATCAACTCGCTCTACCAGCTGACCTCCGACCTCCAGCTGGAGTCCCGCACCGAGACGGGCCCCAGGAAGGACAACCGCCTGTGCACGCCGCCGGTGACGGACGCCTGCGACGAGGCGGTGGACACGGACAACCACAACAAGCTGCTGCTGGTCCACGCCGCCGGCGACACGCTGGTGGTGTGCGGCAGCGTGTTCAGGGGCATCTGCTCCCTGAGGAACCTCAGCGACGTGGGGCACCTGCTCTACTTCAGCGACACCAAAGGGGAGAAGTCCTACGTGGCGAGCTCCGAGGAGGGCGTCACCGTGGTGGGGGTGATGTCCTACTTCACCAAGGATCGGGATAACTTCACCGTCTTCCTG GTGGGGAAAGGCTACGGCAGCCACGACAGTACCAAGCTGATCTCCACCCGCATCCTGCAGGACTACCACGACTGGGTGGTGTTCGACAGCATCATCGAGGCGTCGGCCGTCCAGGCCAACCCCTTCGTCCTGCGCTACCTCCACGACTTCCGCTACGCCTTCAAGGACGGCCGCTtcgtctacttcctgttctcgCGGACGCTGGGCTTCCAGGACACCAAGAACTACACCTTCATCTCCAGGATGTGTGAAGACGACCAGGGGTACTACTCCTACACCGAGCTGCAGCTCAACTGCAGCGCCGACAACAAGTACAACAAAGTCCAG GCGGCGTACGTGACGTCACCAGGTGACGTTCTGGCCCAGACGATGACGGCTTCTGGCCGGTACGGACCGGTTTCCACCTCTGATAAAGTCCTGTTCGTCACCTTCTCGTCCGACGAGGACCCGTCATCTTCGGCCATGT GTATGTTCCCTCTGCGCTCCATTAATAAAAGGATGGTGGAAATAATCGGAGCCTGTTACAGCGACAACGGCATCATTAACGGGAGGGCCGCCGTCTACGCGCCGTACTCCTCCAAGTCGGAGCAGCTCTGCAGCCACAGTAATCAG AACAACATGGCCCTCAGGTACAAGTGTGGAGCCGAGTTCCTGCCCTCACCCATGGCCAGCAAGGCCGAGTTCGCCCTGACGGCCGAGCCGCCGCTGGTTCGGAAAGGCGTCATGACCGCCGTTGCCGTGGCGGTGGAGTTACAGAACACTGTGGCATTCCTGGGTACCTCCAATGGAGAG GTGCTGAAGGTGCATCTGTCAGCCAGTCCGGAGATTTACGGGCGAGCGTCGGGCGAGGTGAAGGGCGACAAGGTGAACAAGAACCTCCTGTTTGACTCGGGCCTCCAGCACCTGTACATCACCACCGAGAAAAAG ATCACCATGGTTCCGGTCCAGTCCTGCCACCTGAAGACGGACTGCCACGCCTGCGTCTCCATGAAGGACCCGTACTGCGGCTGGTGTGTCCTGGAGGGAAA GTGCACCAGGAAGCAGGAGTGCAGCAGGTCGTCGGAGGAGAACACCTGGATGTGGTCACCTGACCAGCGCTGCGTGGAGATCGAGTCATTCAACCCGCCCAACCTCAGCTGCAAGAAGACGCAGCAg GTGGACATCCATGTCCCCGCCCACCCCAGAATCCTGCCCTCTGATAGGCTGCGCTGCGTCTTCGGCTCCTTCAGCAGCGAAGCGGTGATGGTTTACGACGACCAGGTACTGGTCACATGTTCGCTGCCCGATCCCATAGAGATCCCGCCCACTCCCGACCAGCAGG ATTACGTCTCCGTCCCGGTCAAAGTTCTGGTGAATGACCACATCGAGGTGACGTCTGGAGAATATCACTTCTACAACTGTGCTGCTACAGTCAGGAAGAACCAGAACACAcc gtgtaTTTCCTGTGTGACCAGTGAGTGGGGATGTCAGTGGAACGCTCAGGATCACACCTGCAGCGACCGAGACGACGGCGTCGACGGACGACACATCATCAAAccacagcag CCTGACAGATGTCCTCAGTTCGAGGCCCCGGAGCCGCCACTGATCCCTGTCGGCTACGAAATCCCCGTCAGCTTCCAGGGAAGGAACCTGGACATCTACACG GGTCGGAGGTTCTCCATCGGGACGGAGCTGATGAAGCTGACAGAGAAGGGGGTGgagcagcagagcagctccCGCTTCCGCTTCAGCGGCTACCAG TTCTCCTACGACAAGCAGCAGGAAGTGAACATCTCCTTCCACATCAAGGAGAAAGACACCGAGAGGAAGATTGACAGCACCCTGACAG tcGTTCTTTACAACTGCTCGGTGGGAAGAGCCGACTGCAGCCTGTGTCGACACGCCGACGCCATGTACCACTGCGTCTGGTGCGCCGCCACGCGCACCTGCGTCTACCGGGAGCTGTGCCCGGCGCCGCAGCCGGCGAGGTGCCCCGACCCCGAAATCACAGAT ATCGTCCCTCGCTTCGGGCCCCTGAACGGCCGAATCGCCGTCACCATCAAAGGCTCCAACATGGGAATAAAGAAGGAGGACATCAAGAAGATCACGGTGGCTGGAGTGGACTGCGTCCACCAGGAGGACAGATACTCCGTCTCCACCAG TTTGGTTTGTGAAATCGGTCCAGCGAAACGGGTCCCCCCATACGACGTCCCGTTTGAACCGACCCACAGCGGAGccgtggaggtggaggtggagggaggaagacgaggcaCGTCCCAGGTCGTCTTCACCTATCGG GACCCCAAACCCGTCGCTGTCCACCCGGTGAGGGGTCCGGCCGCCGGAGGAACCACCATCACTATCCTGGGGGAGGACCTGGACACTGCCACCAAGCAAGACATCGCCGTCACCGTGGGCGGAGTCTCCTGTGAAGT actGTCCTTCGGTGTTCAGATCACCTGTAGGACAGGGAAATACCGGGGGCAGAAGGTCCCGTCCGACCAGCTGACCGTCACCGTCAAATATGGTAGAAACACCACCAAAGACGTCCCGGCTGCGTTCCAGTACTCCGAAAACCCCAAGGTCACAGACTATTACCCCAAGGGCAGCTTCTTATG TGGTGGGCGAAAGATCGTGGTTCTGGGAAACGGATTCGACCTGATCCAGAGAGCCACCATGAAGGTCCTGCCCTCCCCCGACGACTTCCCTCAGGACGCCGCCCTGGTAGAA TTCGTCCAGGGAGCTCTGAGTAAGAACGACACCGTCCTGCAGTTCTACTCCCCGCCGGTTAACGCCAGCCTGGAGGGCCAATCCCTCAAGACGGTCCTCCAGCTGGACAACgtgatggaggagctgaagaactTCGACTACCACCCAGACCCGACCTTTAACAAGCTCCAGAAGAACGTCATCACGGAGACCAGCATCATCATCGTGACG GGTCGAGGTTTCGCCAAGGCGATGACGGCCAAAGAGGCTCAGGCGTTCGTTGGAGACGCCTCGTGTCACGTCAACATCCTGCAG GATGATAAGTTGATCCTGGAGGCTCCTTCTTCACAGCCAAGAGCTCGGTCCAAACGACAGCGCCGAGACACGACCAACGACCTCCTGGAGCTCgtg GTGAAGTTCGGTCACGGCGAGTGGATGGTGGGTTCAGTCTACTACGCCAGGAAAGACGACATTCCGCTGGCCATCATCATTCCGGCCGTCATCGTCCCGATGCTGCTGTTCATCGCCGTGTCCATCTACTGCTACCG AAGGAAGAGTCAGCAGGCGGAACGGGAGTACGAGAAGGTCAAACAccagctggagaacctggaggagaGCGTCCGAGATCGCTGCAAGAAAGAGTTCACGG ACCTGATGATCGAGATGGAGGACCACACCAGTGACCTGAGCGAGGCCCGGATCCCTTTCCTGGACTACAAAACCTACACCGACCGGAACTTCTTCCTGCCCTCCAAAGATGGCGCCAACGATGCCATGATTACCAGAAAACTACAAATCCCAGAAGGCCGCAGGGCCATCGTGGCTCAGGCGTTGAACCAGTTCTCCAACCTGCTGAACAGCAAAACCTTCCTCATCAAC TTCATCCGCACGCTGGAGAGCCGTCCCGACTTCAACGCCCGGGCTCGCGGTTTTTTCGCCTCCCTCCTGACGGTGGCGCTGCACGGGAAGCTGGAGTATTACACCGACATCATGAGGACGCTGCTGCTGGAGATGATGGATGAACACGTGCAGAACAAGAACCCCAAACTCATGCTGAGGAG GTCGGAGACGGTGGTGGAGAGGATGCTCTGCAACTGGATGTCCATCTGTCTCTACCAGTTCCTCAGG GACACAGCAGGAGAACCTTTATACAAACTGTTCAAGGCCTTGAAGCACCAGGTGGAGAAAGGCCCGGTGGACGCCAAGGTGAAGAAAGCCAAGTACACCCTGAACGATACGGGGCTGCTGGGCGACGACGTGGAGTACGCTGTCCTG acTCTGCAGGTGTTGGTGCACGGGGAGGGGCCAGACGTGACGCCGGTGAAGGTGTTGAACTGTGACACAATCACTCAG GTGAAAGAGAAGATCATCGATCAGGTGTACAGAAACCTGCCGTACTCCCAGAGGCCCAAGGTGGAGACCGTCGCTCTGG AGTGGCGTCCGGGTTCTACGGGTCAGATCCTGTCGGATCTGGATCTGACATCCCAGAAGGAAGGTCGCTGGAAGAGGCTCAACACGCTGGCTCATTACAAC GTTCGGGATAACGCCACGTTGGTTCTGTCCAAAGTTCTGCACACACAGGCGTTCCACCAGCACCAGGACAGCTACGAAGAGA AGAActcgctgctggaggaggacaaCACCTTCCACCTGGTGAGGCCGGCGGACGAGATCGACGAGGTGAAGTCCAAGAGAGGCAGCATGAAGGACAAGGCCATGACGAAGGCCATCACAGAGATCTACCTAACCAGGCTGCTGTCCGTCAAG ggcaCTTTGCAGCAGTTCGTGGATGACTTCTTCCGCAGCGTGTTGTGTTCGAGTTCTGTCGTCCCTCCGGCTGTCAAATACTTTTTTGACTTCCTAGACGAACAGGCGCTGCGACACGACAACGTGGACGAGGAGACGCTGCACATCTGGAAGACCAACAG CTTGCCTCTGAGGTTCTGGGTGAACATCCTGAGGAACCCCCACTTCGTGTTCGACGTCCACGTGACGGAGGTGGTGGACGCCTCACTGCACGTCATCGCCCAGACCTTCATGGACGCCTGCACCAAGACGGAGCACAAGCTCAGCCGG GAGTCGCCCAGCAACAAGCTGCTCTATGCAAAGGAGATCTCCACCTACAAGAAGATGGTGGACGA